aaccattgcttccgacTGAGCTACATATCTGCTGTCCATAATATAGctttctcgtctgaatcaggagagaaatatggacACATCAAGCACTGTTTACGAATAAAAATAGTTGTAAACAGATAtgtttgtggattttgatgtgagaggtctacaggggatggactttttcaccggaggaagtgttattatggattatggattcgTATTTTAGCCAGcagcgatggtttaaagttaaaacaccttgataatggatttgtttcacataaaaatgcagcttttcacttcagaagactttaattgatgtactggactcatgtagattacttgtggattattgggatgtttttatcagctgtttggactcgacgactgacggcacccattcactgcagaggatccactgatgggcaagtgatgtaatgctaaacttctccaaatcttttcagatgaagaaacaaattaatctacATATTTGATGGCCTGAGGGGTAAGTCCATtttaagaaaatttaatttttaggtgaactgttcctttaattctGATAGTCAAAGGCCTGGCTTGTGCTTTGCGCTATGGACTGCATGAAAACACTGCACATAAATATTATATCAGGccttcataaatttttttttgatttaatactgtttttaatgttgatcTTTATATCGCTGGAAACTTTACCTTCATTCAGACTGATAGACATGTAGAGACATATGTGTCATGTTTCAGGCTGTATGCTGGTCCAGAGGTGGACATCTGGAGCTGTGGTGTCATTCTCTATGCACTGCTTTGTGGGACTCTGCCATTTGATGACGAGCACGTGCCCACCCTCTTCAAAAAGATCCGTGGAGGGGTCTTCTACATCCCAGAATACCTCAATCGTTCAGTGGCCAGTCTACTAATGCTCATGTTGCAAGTGGACCCACTGAAGAGAGCTACTATCAAAGACATCAGGTTATTAGTTACCACACGCTTATTCAACTtgagtaaataaatatactattaattcaccaaatacattttgtttagtaGTGCAGTACTTTTATTTTCTTCCCTCCTATATAACAGAGAGCATGAGTGGTTTAAGCAGGACCTTCCTTGCTACCTCTTCCCTGAGGACCCCTCGTATGACGCCACAGTGCTGGATGAGGAGGCTGTGCGGGAGGTGTGTGAGAAGTTTGAATGCACTGAAGCCGAAGTACTGAGCAGCCTATACAGCGGAGACCCTCAAGACCAGCTGGCCGTGGCATACCACCTCATCATCGACAACCGGCGAATCATGAACCAGGCCAGCGAGTTCTACCTGGCCTCCAGTCCACCAACCGGCTCCTTCATGGAGGAGGGCATGCCTCTGCCACCAGGGGTCAAAGCTCACCCTGAACGGATGCCCCCACTCCTGGCCGACAGCCCTAAGGCACGGTGCCCTCTGGACGCCCTCAACACTACCCGACCCAAACCGCTGGCGGTAAAGAAAGCAAAGTGGCACCTGGGCATTCGGAGCCAGAGCAAACCCTACGACATCATGGCTGAGGTTTATCGTGCCATGAAACAGCTGGAGTACGAGTGGAAGGTGAGTGGCTCAGAAACAAACACAGGTATGCATGTTTGATTCGTGAGAAAGAATATAGATGTGTCATTGTGTTGGCTGTCGTGGGATTCAGGTGGTGAACCCCTATCACCTGAGAGTGCGCCGGAAGAATCCAGTCACTGGGAACTTTGTGAAAATGAGTCTGCAGCTCTACCAGGTGGACAATCGTAGCTACCTGCTCGACTTCAAGAGCACTGATGGTGAGCATCGATCAATCAGCCTTTTTAATGCCAAGAACCCCTAAAAATGATGATctccttgctgaaataaaatggcAGCTATTTATTTTCACGTACAAAGATCTAATTTTACTGTAAGAGAAAAGCAGTatgacattataaaattataattatattatataattatatttttaagttatactccaaaatgaaataatatacttttaatttaagttgTGACTTTTGGCTTTGTGTactaaaggcaaaaaaaaaaaatctatgttgaaaaaaatttaatatgtgaaaaattattCTTATCTAGAATTTTACTTATCTAAAATAACATCTTTTTTCCCCAGAAGTCTGgggatggtaagattttttttaaatgtttttgaaaaattatgctcaccataaaaaaataaaaaaataaaaataatattgtgaaatatgattacaatttaaattaactgtgtgtgtgtgtgtgtgtatatatatatataatactactattttgtaaaaaataaaataaaaataataataataataatttaatgagaaCAAATACTTCCATTATTTGACataattttacactttaaaaaaatcatattataatatattcatattgaaATGCACTAGAGACACATagtcagtaaaaataataataatttttattataattattattattattattattttctttttttaaaggacaccacacattaatcaacatttctgtaaatgtgcCAGTGTTAGCCAGCTGGCTTATTTTCACCCGCAGTCCTTTggcaaaatgtttaaaacatctttaaaataacaaaagaaataacaacaaaacctcagcacaataacacaataacattTCCACAATTAGCCATGCAAGCACACAAAGCGACAACACACAACCCTAAATAGATAAGATGCAAGCCTGCTGGAAAACAGTTAGCATACATAAAGCACATCAGATGCAATTTTaaggtaataaaataatataaaacacctAAATTGTATAACAACACTATAAAAAAAGCATTCCAGACAATTAATAAAACACCAATTAAATAATCCAAACATACCCAAGCCATGCTTTTGGCTGTCTGACAACGAGCAAAGGACATGGGACATGTTAGCAGCTGGTTAAAtagtaacaacagtaataataaagagATCGATAACTAAATAGATTGAAAATGTTCACATGTCTGATCAAAGCCAGACTTTACGACTTTGTCGGAAAGAGTAATATGTGGTACAATTTCTTATTTCAATTGGACGTATGTTCCATAACTGAGAAGCTCTTACAGAAAAGCATAATTGGCTGAATGAGGCAGACCTGAAAGGGATTTCACAGTCCCCTCTCTGAGTGGATCTGTTATTTAGATCTttctgcttaataaaaatactgaatggtGGAGGAGCTTTTCCATTTAAGATCCTAAACATCAAGCAGGCGTCAGTATATTTTGTTAGATTGTCCCAACTATGGATATAATATTTGCGCAAAATATCACAGTGGTGGAATGTATTAGGTCTTCTGTCTAACACTTTATACAGGGAAAGAATGGGCTTCAGTGTTGTACCTTTAACCTGAGACCAAGTCGTCATAAAGTATGTTAAGTGAGGAATTATAAATAGTTTTGCTGCTGTAGCAGTTTCTTATATACCTAAAATTAGCAAGATTGCATTTAGTTATTTGCAATACTTTCTTCACTTGTTCAATTTCAGTAGAAGATCTACTTTTTGTCGCCGGCCTGTACAAAAATCCTAGTTATTGCTCTGCTCTAGATGCATTGAGCTCATGTTGGCGATGGTGTTATTCTTCACAGTATCTCTCTAATATTAAAGTCTTTGCTCACTTTCAGATGATGTGATCGAGCACAAGTCAGGGTCGTCGACTCCCCAGCGCTCTGGCTCTACGGCCGGCCTCCATCGGCCGCGCCTCAGCATCGACTCTGCGAGCGTGGCTGTTGAGATGCCCCAGCTCAGCAGCTCTCTGCCGGGCTCTCTGACCGGGAGCACACCTCTCCTGGCACCGCGGCAGGGCAGCAACACCATGGACTTTTTCGAAATGTGTGCCAGCCTCATCACTACCCTGGCTCGCTGAGACCATCATCTGATGGTCTTTACCTCTTTACAGTCAAAAGGTGAAGGGTTAATTTATGGATCCGGGGTGCTTTAATGTCAGTCCCACAGTAGCGCCACAAACATACGGTGACCTAAAGagtttttgaacacaaaagaaacaccTACAAATATATGAAAGTCATTGCATTATTTAACCAATAATCATATCAAAGCCATCagtcatgaaaaaatatttttgtcatcaCTTCATCATGCCtcatttcatataattatataattcaattttatatatttatgaataatgtaAAACATTGCTTAGGTTtttcactaaaataataatttctaaatattaatattatgaaattttattttaattatttttaaattataaataatcgATTCTGATGTTtcaatcagtgtttattttttatttatttatttttgtttacttaagttgttctttttaacagcgcattgttttattgttttaaacctACCCCCCCACCCACATTCATTCTATCCAAAATCGTATTAAGGGCCACTTTAGTCAGAGGTTCTACTCATCATCAAactttaaataatagaaaaactATAAACATACTTCTGATtctatatacactttttttttttgcaataagtattttacagtatatttatattctcATATCGATCACTTGAGTTGTATAGTTTAGTTTAATAGCTGTTGATTGCAAtgacataccaaaaaaaaaaaaaaaagtttgtaaatacAGAGCAaagatcattatttaattatattagagATTCTTGCTTATTTTACAAAGAATTCATATCTATTCACATTATTTAAGTGTTAATTTATGGAGTGAAGAACTTATATTGAGTGCTCTGGGTTTGGCTTGCAGTCTTCAGAAAGCGTTTATCAAAGAGAATGTCACAGTGAATCTCTGATAATACACACCATCTGCAGTGGAAAAGCCTGACCGTGacctctctgtgtctgtctcagAGGCCTTGCTTGCATCATGGGCTGTGCTGCTGTCATAGATACAAATACGCTGAATGAGGGTAGACAGACCAGCCAAAGAGCTTCAGTGTTGTGCCTTGATATGGCTAAAATGCACACAAAGAATAGAGACGGGTGACGTAGAGAATGTGCCAGTCATTTTGTTGATACGAGTGAGCCTTTCATTAGACGGCCTTAAAATATTCCCAATGCTTGATAATACAGAGAGCCATAACGACCTTATTAAAGCATTTGTCCTGAATGACACCTTCagctttattaaatgtattatttgttttagaaccactatattaaaaaattattttacaaataatttgacaaaatttaagtatattaaataaattacgatgtttatgtgcacacacacacacacacacacacacacacacacacacacacacacacacacacacagacagacagacacacgaGCAGTCAAAATGCAATACatgcatattaaatatatcacagtttccactaaatTATGAAGCAGAACAGCTTTTTcaatgatttttgaattttgctttttaggatcatgtgacacttaagactggagtaatgctgctgaaaattcatctttgcatcccagaaagaaattacattttagaatatattcacatagaaaacagttcttttaatttgtaataatgtttcacaatttcttactgtacttttgaccaaataaatgcagctttggtgaacagaCTGGTAGCATATTGAAGTAGACTTGCTTTAAACATTATAAAGGTGGTGTGTATGTGATGAGAACACATAAAGTGACCCAAGCCAAGAGTGCGCCACGTGACCCCCCTTCCCTGGGATGCCTTAAATAGATTGTGAACTTTGTTTCGAATCGAATATGCTTGAAcatatttgtttatgtgtgtggttGTTTGTATGGAGTAGATCCAATGTATTTATTAGttacatatatttattctttatttaagcTCACCTCTTAAGTGTTGCTTGTGAACAAACAACATAAGTAGGTGGATTTCAGTGGGGATTCAGAAAGTGGATTTGTTGTAGTTGTCTATGTGCCAACGTGTATGAACGGACAACTACAACACAGCCAGCCGGGAAATAGCAGTGCATGActgaaaatgagaggagtgaataCTATATGCAGATTATATACAATGAAAAAGCATTCAATCAAACCCGGCAGCCAAAAAAGAGAATCAGTGGTTCAATCAATAGATCTGAATCGTTTGAACTAATAACAAGCTAGATCTCATAGTCATTTTCATCTTCGGTCCTGCTGGGTCATAATCCATAAAGACAAACTTTATCACAAATTGTATTTGTATAAATGTGATGGTCTTCCTGAATCTACCACTCTGTCTTGTACTGTAAGGAATGGTTGAATGGCTAGCGTTGTGTGCATGAGTAGAgcgtttgtgtgttttgtataagtatgctgtatttttttatgatacatGGCTGCAGATCTAACA
This portion of the Cyprinus carpio isolate SPL01 chromosome A20, ASM1834038v1, whole genome shotgun sequence genome encodes:
- the LOC109113825 gene encoding 5'-AMP-activated protein kinase catalytic subunit alpha-2, which encodes MAEKQKHEGRVKIGHYILGDTLGVGTFGKVKIGEHQLTGHKVAVKILNRQKIRSLDVVGKIKREIQNLKLFRHPHIIKLYQVISTPTDFFMVMEYVSGGELFDYICKHGRVEDTEARRLFQQIISAVDYCHRHMVVHRDLKPENVLLDGNMNAKIADFGLSNMMADGEFLRTSCGSPNYAAPEVISGRLYAGPEVDIWSCGVILYALLCGTLPFDDEHVPTLFKKIRGGVFYIPEYLNRSVASLLMLMLQVDPLKRATIKDIREHEWFKQDLPCYLFPEDPSYDATVLDEEAVREVCEKFECTEAEVLSSLYSGDPQDQLAVAYHLIIDNRRIMNQASEFYLASSPPTGSFMEEGMPLPPGVKAHPERMPPLLADSPKARCPLDALNTTRPKPLAVKKAKWHLGIRSQSKPYDIMAEVYRAMKQLEYEWKVVNPYHLRVRRKNPVTGNFVKMSLQLYQVDNRSYLLDFKSTDDDVIEHKSGSSTPQRSGSTAGLHRPRLSIDSASVAVEMPQLSSSLPGSLTGSTPLLAPRQGSNTMDFFEMCASLITTLAR